TATGCACGCTTCAACCCCTACGCCCACGGCCCCTTGAAGATAACGGTGGAGGACGTGCTGAAATCCCCGGTGATCGCGGACCCGCTCAGGGCCCTGGACGCCTGCCTCATGAGTGTGGGCGCGGCCTGCGCAATCATCTGCGACGAGCCGACCGCGATGAAGCTCACGAAGGGAAAGAAACACAAACCGCTGCGCATTTACGTCGCCGCCGGCTCGCATACCCTGCGGCCCGCCGACCGGCGCGAGATGGAGATACCGCTCCTGCCGAACGAAACCGCGGACCAGTACAAGGACTTCGGGAAAAAGTTCCCGGGCGGCGACCGGTATCCAGGGTTCACCGGCTTCCTGGGCGCGCGCATGGCGGCATGGTACGGCTACCGCATGGCCGGGGTCAAGGACCCGACAGAGGACCTGGACGTGATCGAATTGCACGACGCCTTCACGATCAGCGACATCCAGAGCTACGAGGACGTGGGAATACGTCCCTACGGATACGGGCGCGACTACGTGGAATCGGGAGACTGCTACCACACGAACCCGAAGACCGGGAAACCCGGCAAGCTCCCGTCCAATCTCTCGGGGGGTCTGATAGGCTGCATGCACGCGGTGGGCGCCACCGGCATCATGCAGACCTTCGAAATCGCCTGCCATATCTGGAACCGCTGGGCCGAGATGCACGGCAAGCCCTACTGGGACCGCTGCGGCCGACAGATGCCTGCCGACTGGACCGATCTCCAGGTGAAGGGCGCGAAGAGGGCGCTCGCGATAAGCCACGCGGGCGTGGGCTCGCATGTCACGGCGACGATCCTCATGGATCCCGACCATCTATTGAAGAACGACGCGTAAAGGAGAACAGGAATGAGCAGATATGCAGAGGTTCACGTAAAAAACAGGCAGTACAAGATAAAGGGCGACTTCCACGAGCTGACCCAGAACATGCCGATCCGCGACATGGACAACGGGAACAGGCTCCTGGGCGTCACCAATCCGCGTATGCTGGTGCACATTCACTCCTACGGGGGCGAGGCGGTGTTCTTCGAATCGCTTTCACAGGGCAAACTCATGG
The sequence above is a segment of the Spirochaetota bacterium genome. Coding sequences within it:
- a CDS encoding thiolase domain-containing protein (Catalyzes the synthesis of acetoacetyl coenzyme A from two molecules of acetyl coenzyme A. It can also act as a thiolase, catalyzing the reverse reaction and generating two-carbon units from the four-carbon product of fatty acid oxidation), which translates into the protein MIKFSEQQLKVPKLMRPVYLVTAGQSKFDRAMPDKRTEELCVDAFTMAAEMLDMEPAELKKYIHTCYYGHFADHFGDQLLGEAVIHDRLGLDPLGNCGVKTGGATGGTTLWEAMKAVASGYSDCTLAMGWERMDEVPTDEGNFYISCAADKDWEGPLGHIYTGYYAVMAQKYWQVFGKKEESFRRTMAEISVKHHGYARFNPYAHGPLKITVEDVLKSPVIADPLRALDACLMSVGAACAIICDEPTAMKLTKGKKHKPLRIYVAAGSHTLRPADRREMEIPLLPNETADQYKDFGKKFPGGDRYPGFTGFLGARMAAWYGYRMAGVKDPTEDLDVIELHDAFTISDIQSYEDVGIRPYGYGRDYVESGDCYHTNPKTGKPGKLPSNLSGGLIGCMHAVGATGIMQTFEIACHIWNRWAEMHGKPYWDRCGRQMPADWTDLQVKGAKRALAISHAGVGSHVTATILMDPDHLLKNDA